One genomic window of Nicotiana sylvestris chromosome 10, ASM39365v2, whole genome shotgun sequence includes the following:
- the LOC104243016 gene encoding uncharacterized protein gives MAEQQALATTVRNLERQMGQLASAQNTRPAGALPGDTEANPRAALNVVSLRNGRQLEEVQSKKRKHVTFNERPTTIESTSEKAKEPEKPAGEAVAEQPPQLVTRPPPPFPQRLQKVQINIPLVDILQEVPKYAKYIKDIVANKRRLTEFEIVALTEECSSRIQGKLPQKLKDPDSWGWGVIKDVLVQVGSFIFPANFIILDYEPDQEVPFILGRPFLATGRAIIDVCEGKMTMRVGDRVEVFNVYRALKLPAHYEELSMISVVESDATSLVPYMSPVDPVERGLIGDVENSEDEMIGEIEQVLDMSCSYVHGFRKFEELDRPVTLTFPRPSIEEALKLELKPLPTHLRYAYLGNSETLPVIISSSLTSTQEEKLLRVLYEHKKIIRWTIADIKGISTSFCMHKIFLDDGHRPSVEQQRRLNPIMKEVVKKEVIKLLDAGIFFPISDSNWVSPVQCVPKKGGMTVVENKKNELITTRTVTGWRVCTDYRRLNKATRKNHFPLPFIDQMLDRLAGHEYYCFLDGYSGYNQIVICPENQEKTTFSCPYGTFAFK, from the exons atgGCTGAACAGCAAGCCCTCGCCACAACAGTGAGAAATTTGGAGCGTCAAATGGGACAGCTTGCCAGTGCTCAGAACACTAGACCAGCTGGAGCTCTTCCAGGTGACACTGAAGCAAATCCTAGGGCAGCCCTTAATGTCGTGTCGTTGAGGAATGGGAGACAACTAGAAGAAGTTCAGTCTAAAAAGAGGAAACATGTGACTTTTAATGAGAGGCCAACCACTATAGAATCAACATCAGAAAAAGCTAAGGAGCCAGAGAAGCCAGCTGGAGAGGCGGTGGCTGAGCAACCCCCACAATTGGTTACAAGGCCACCACCTCCATTCCCTCAAAGATTGCAGAAA GTGCAAATTAATATTCCATTGGTTGACATCTTACAAGAAGTACCCAAATATGCAAAGTACATCAAGGACATTGTGGCAAATAAAAGGAGGCTAACCGAGTTCGAGATTGTGGCACTCACTGAGGAGTGCAGTTCTAGAATTCAAGGCAAGTTACCTCAGAAATTGAAGGATCCAG ACAGTTGGGGTTGG GGAGTGATTAAAGATGTGCTAGTTCAAGTGGGTTCTTTCATATTCCCTGCTAATTTCATTATCCTGGACTACGAGCCCGATCAGGAAGTCCCATTTATTTTGGGGCGTCCATTCCTAGCCACGGGTCGAGCTATTATTGATGTTTGTGAAGGAAAGATGACAATGAGAGTGGGTGATCGAGTGGAGGTCTTCAATGTTTATAGAGCACTCAAGTTACCAGCCCACTATGAAGAGTTATCCATGATCTCTGTGGTGGAGAGTGATGCCACATCGTTAGTGCCCTATATGAGCCCTGTAGATCCTGTTGAACGAGGATTGATTGGGGATGTAGAAAATAGTGAAGATGAAATGATAGGAGAAATTGAGCAAGTACTGGATATGTCATGCAGTTATGTACATGGGTTTAGAAAATTTGAAGAGTTGGATAGGCCTGTTACTCTGACCTTTCCTAGGCCATCTATTGAAGAAGCTCTGAAGTTAGAACTCAAGCCACTTCCAACGCATCTGCGCTATGCTTATTTGGGGAACTCTGAGACATTGCCCGTGATTATTTCATCCAGCTTGACCAGCACTCAAGAAGAAAAATTGCTCAGAGTACTCTATGAGCATAAAAAGATCATTAGGTGGACTATAGCTGACATCAAGGGCATTAGTACATcgttttgcatgcataaaatctttTTAGATGACGGACACCGCCCCAGTGTGGAGCAACAAAGAAGATTAAACCCCATTATGAAAGAGGTGGTGAAAAAGGAAGTAATCAAGTTGCTCGATGCAGGTATCTTTTTTCCTATTTCTGACAGCAACTGGGTAagcccagttcaatgtgtgcCCAAAAAGGGAGGAATGACTGTAGTTGAGAACAAGAAGAATGAACTAATCACTACTCGCACTGTTACGGGATGGAGAGTTTGCACTGATTATAGAAGACTTAACAAGGCAACTCGCAAGaaccacttcccacttccattCATCGACCAAATGCTAGACAGGTTAGCTGGGCATGAATATTACTGCTTCCTTGATGGTTATTCAGGATACAATCAGATTGTCATATGCCCAGAGAATCAGGAGAAGACTACTTTTTCTTGTCCTTATGGCACTTTTGCCTTCAAGTGA